In a genomic window of Scyliorhinus torazame isolate Kashiwa2021f chromosome 5, sScyTor2.1, whole genome shotgun sequence:
- the LOC140418370 gene encoding uncharacterized protein, with product MEGKSIVHSGEKPYMICVCGRGFALSSGLTSHKCSHTEEKPWKCADCGKGFTSPSQLETHRRSHTGEKPFTCSKCGKGFTQSSDLLSHQRIHTGERPFRCSYCGTEFKKSSHLTAHQRIHTGERPFTCSECGKGFTQSSLLLRHQLVHTGERPFQCPDCGKCFKGSGDLIRHQRVHTDEKPFRCSHCGTGFRRSSNLTVHQRIHTGERPFTCSECGKGFTESSNLSTHQRVHTGERPFTCSKCGKGFTKSSHLLSHQRIHTGERPFTCSNCGKGFTESSALRKHQRVHTGERPFACSECGKGFTTSSHLLRHQRVHTDERPFQCSDCRKCYKRSGDLMRHQRVHTDE from the coding sequence atggaaggaaaaagcatcgttcacagtggggagaaaccgtacatgatttgtgtgtgtggacgaggattcgctctatcatcaggcctcacaagccacaaatgcagtcacactgaggagaaaccgtggaaatgtgcagactgtgggaaaggattcacttccccatcccagctggaaactcatcgacgcagtcacactggggagaaaccattcacctgctccaagtgtgggaagggattcactcagtcatccgacctgcttagccaccagcgaattcacactggggagagaccatttaggtgctcttactgtgggactgagttcaaaaagtcatctcacctcactgcacatcagcgaattcacactggggagaggccattcacctgctcagagtgtgggaaaggattcactcagtcatccctactcctgagacaccagctagttcacactggggagagaccgtttcaatgtccagactgcgggaagtgcttcaaaggttctggggatctgatacgccatcaacgtgttcacactgatgagaaaccgttcaggtgctctcactgcgggactgggttcagacgatcatctaacctcactgtacatcagcgaattcacactggggagagaccgttcacctgctccgagtgtgggaaggggttcactgaGTCATCtaatctgtccacacaccagcgagttcacactggggagagaccattcacctgctccaaatgtgggaagggattcactaagtcatcccacctgctgagtcaccagcgaattcacactggggagaggccattcacctgctccaactgtgggaagggattcactgagtcatccgcactgcggaagcaccagcgagttcacaccggggagagaccattcgcctgctccgagtgtgggaagggattcaccacttcatcccacctgctgagacatcaacgagttcacactgatgagagaccttttcaaTGTTCAGATTGCAGAAAGTGCTATAAAAGGTCTGGAgatctgatgcgccatcaacgtgttcacactgacgagtga